In Pelosinus sp. UFO1, one genomic interval encodes:
- a CDS encoding cation-translocating P-type ATPase encodes MATTSPQIVHQIPGRIRVYHPRIKYNPNLAAQIEMLLREQKGIEECKANPKSGKILIKYNRDMISEEVLWPLLQNQSYNTSKPKVCKREKTKPFELEDVSIPTQIALVAIGGLALLYHLFRYLFRPAPLSLNLARQTSLITLITAFPILRSGVENLFLRRVLNNEILIGTAIILSVLLREGTTGLVVVWLVNLSTLIETLTLDKSRRTIRSMLEGNQKDAWLVINGQEILVPISQLKENDTVSVKLGSKIPVDGIIVNGEAVVNQAALTGEPVPVHKQIGDMVLAGSTIEQGTLYIKAERVGDKTSVARVIHLVEQATHSKAPIQKMADTYSARLIPASFILAFVVFLLTGDIRRTMTILIVACPCAAGLATPTALSAAIGNAASRGILVKGGRYLEEAGKIDFLLFDKTGTLTEGKSAVTKVISLHNGYDSNSILTLAAAAEANANHPLANAIKEAAENQGIVLPCVPDSEMTIGRGVKATIEGVVVYVGNSLYLNQMGIKTPLHFPFETKDIAESATLVYIARGTTLIGVIVITDCLRPNAESAIRSIREEGIPDIGIVSGDTDTGVTEIASRLKLEKIWPNMLPQDKFNLIKSLQEQGHVVGMVGDGINDSPSLALANVGIAMGVGGADAAIETAGIVLREDNPEKIVEIIRLGKKSLVIIRQNFVFAIGANIIGLGLGSAKLISPFLAAVLHNASTLAVVLNSTRLLTYAPHHLTIENELSQTSNKRYELSYQEESLTQKF; translated from the coding sequence TTGGCCACAACATCTCCACAAATTGTTCACCAAATACCTGGGCGTATTCGTGTTTATCATCCTAGAATAAAATATAATCCCAACCTTGCTGCTCAAATAGAAATGCTTCTTAGAGAGCAAAAAGGGATTGAAGAATGTAAAGCTAATCCTAAGTCCGGTAAAATCTTGATCAAATATAATAGGGACATGATATCCGAAGAAGTTCTATGGCCCTTATTGCAAAATCAATCCTATAACACTTCAAAACCTAAGGTTTGCAAGAGGGAAAAGACAAAGCCTTTTGAATTAGAAGATGTGTCCATTCCTACGCAGATAGCTTTGGTTGCTATTGGTGGTCTAGCACTACTCTATCATCTATTTCGCTACCTGTTTCGTCCAGCACCTCTCTCCCTAAATCTAGCGCGCCAGACCAGTTTGATTACATTGATCACAGCTTTTCCAATATTGCGCAGTGGTGTAGAAAACCTCTTTTTACGTCGAGTCTTAAATAATGAAATTTTAATTGGAACGGCAATTATTCTATCTGTATTACTAAGAGAAGGAACTACAGGTTTAGTTGTTGTATGGTTAGTTAACCTAAGCACCTTAATTGAAACACTGACTTTAGATAAATCACGTCGTACTATTCGAAGCATGTTAGAAGGCAATCAAAAAGATGCATGGCTTGTTATAAATGGACAGGAAATATTAGTTCCTATATCTCAGCTAAAGGAAAATGACACCGTATCCGTAAAACTTGGCAGCAAAATCCCGGTGGATGGGATCATAGTAAATGGAGAGGCAGTGGTCAATCAAGCAGCATTAACCGGGGAACCAGTGCCTGTGCATAAACAAATTGGCGATATGGTATTGGCTGGCTCGACAATTGAACAGGGTACTTTATATATCAAAGCGGAGCGCGTGGGTGATAAAACATCTGTTGCCCGTGTGATACATCTTGTTGAACAAGCAACCCATTCTAAAGCTCCTATACAAAAAATGGCTGATACATATTCGGCTCGCCTCATCCCAGCTTCCTTTATCTTAGCATTTGTAGTATTTTTACTAACAGGCGATATAAGGCGAACAATGACAATTCTAATTGTAGCTTGCCCTTGTGCGGCCGGACTCGCAACCCCCACCGCTCTGAGTGCGGCAATTGGCAATGCGGCAAGTCGGGGAATTCTCGTTAAAGGCGGTCGTTATCTTGAAGAGGCCGGTAAAATAGATTTTTTACTCTTTGATAAGACGGGTACGCTCACAGAAGGAAAATCGGCTGTTACCAAAGTGATTTCCCTTCATAACGGGTATGACTCAAATTCCATCTTAACTTTAGCCGCTGCAGCAGAGGCAAATGCCAATCATCCACTAGCTAATGCCATTAAAGAAGCCGCAGAAAACCAGGGAATCGTTTTGCCCTGCGTTCCTGATAGTGAGATGACCATCGGTCGTGGTGTGAAGGCTACTATTGAGGGAGTCGTTGTTTACGTTGGTAATTCCTTATACTTAAATCAGATGGGCATTAAAACTCCTTTGCATTTTCCCTTTGAAACTAAAGACATTGCAGAAAGTGCAACCTTAGTATACATAGCAAGAGGAACTACTCTTATAGGAGTCATTGTCATAACAGATTGTCTTCGTCCAAATGCAGAAAGCGCCATCCGTAGCATTCGAGAAGAAGGAATACCAGATATTGGGATTGTCTCTGGTGATACGGATACAGGAGTAACAGAAATTGCTAGTCGCTTAAAACTGGAGAAAATCTGGCCTAATATGCTCCCTCAGGACAAGTTTAATCTAATAAAATCTTTGCAAGAGCAGGGACATGTAGTGGGTATGGTTGGTGATGGAATCAATGACTCCCCATCATTAGCCCTTGCCAACGTAGGCATTGCTATGGGGGTAGGTGGAGCAGATGCAGCGATTGAAACAGCTGGTATTGTTCTACGAGAAGATAATCCGGAAAAAATTGTAGAAATTATTCGCCTTGGTAAAAAATCATTAGTAATCATCAGGCAAAATTTTGTTTTTGCCATCGGGGCCAATATCATCGGACTAGGGCTTGGTTCTGCTAAATTAATTTCACCGTTTTTAGCCGCAGTTTTGCACAATGCAAGTACTCTGGCAGTTGTACTGAATTCTACACGGCTTCTCACCTATGCTCCCCATCATCTTACCATAGAGAATGAACTCTCTCAAACCAGTAATAAGAGATATGAACTTTCCTATCAAGAAGAATCTTTAACACAAAAATTTTAG